The genome window ATCGTCTAGTAACACCGATCGCGATCAACCGATGTCGTCATAGTGGCTTTGCTGCGATCATCGTAGCCGTCACAACCATCATGGATACCGACGCTGCTACAATCGCAACACGTAATGATGTTGCTACAGTCGTCGCATGCAATGGCGCTGCTATAACCGTCGCACGTAGTGGTGCTACACGACCGCCATAAAGCTATTGCACCCCAAAATGTTTGCACTGGGTACATAGTCACTGCTTACGATTAGGCTAGCAATCACCGGAGGTCGTCACCCTTAATAATACTATCGTCGATAGTAAATTATTGAAAGTGGTCCATCAATCAAGCATGAGGAATCTTACATCGCCCGCGCAAGCAAGCAATGAGATTGATCGGAGAGAAAAACAGATTGACAATACAAAAAAATCGTTCATACATCATACATAAAATTATGTTAATATTTTTTCGTAAATGCACCATCGTTCTGAAATCTATAGAACTAAATTcactttttcctcttttttctaTCATTCATTCAGGACTACTACAGATTAATTTAGTAACAAAGGGAGATGAGAGAAAATACATAGTTTGTTAATAAAACTTAAAAGTTCCCATTTACCGTTTATATAAGTTATATGAAGTAGGCACTTGTAATCGAAAGATATATAGATGCTGGATTAATTTTCTTATTCATGATGAGGAAGAATCtagtgatactaaaaataaaaataaaaacaatgttGTCGTAACAAGATATCGGTGCCGAATACATCAAAATACAGCTTCCTAAGAATTAAGATGCTCCAAAATTGATTTTAAGCAACTCAACATCGCCTCCATACGAAAAGAAGTTACAACTGAAATATTGAGTTGACTAACATCCTTGCATTTGTTGTTTCTTATTCTACAGCGATAAatgagaaaatatatttatattaggaaaataagaggaaaaaaaagaaaagaaaaagggtcaTTCTCTCTAAACTAAATCTCTTCTATTGCATTAATGTCTCATCATCACCAAGATCGAAGATAGGTAAGAatgaatttacattattttttggCCAAAGTTGCTATTTGGTAAGCTCAAGTTCATCTAATTTCCTTGTTTGTCATTTATTTTATGCAAACTAATTTAAAcatttatacaaaaaaaatagACTCATTTAAATATGTTATACaagaaataatactaaaaatattaatatatcacCCTAATAGTTTCAAAAAGTTTAGATAGATTTAATCAAAATTCAAAGAGTTACACTCGAGTTAGTaaaaaccaaggtatgcaataccatatcgtaccggtatttcgaggttggcttggTACGATACAGTAccggtgtatcgagcggtacactaggccgtaccgagcagtacaccctaGTGTactgaataattttatatattttcttcattactgtagcactatagcacacctacagtatagtactgtagcactatagcaatgCTATAGTATAATACTGTTGCACTATAGCGATACCGAGCGATCCGCGTACCGATATGCAGTCGGACCGGGATTAGACACGACAACAACGAATACTCTGTCGTAATTCTACCATACTATTAACACGACAACAACGAATAAATCGATTGTGGTACGCTATCTCATGGAAATATTAAATTAACTTTTACGATTAGACAAGGAATTGGTTTAAGAACCTTAATAGGATTAAAAATTATTGTCTTAGTTAAAGTGTTGGAGAAATAATTGAGAAGCAAGAGAGATCAAAGGAGTGAATAAGGTAGAGTTCGGTTGGAATTAAGCTTCTTCCCTTCTCTAATACACCATGAAAAGGTGATATACATCGAAGGCCGTGTAGGTGAATGAATCAACTATCACTGATGATTATACTTGCCCataaaacaaagaagaaaaaagttgACCAAGTATGTGCTAAGAGAGGACACTCTTTAACCTTAATTCATGAAAAGTCAGTCCTTTGAAACCTTAGCATCAAAGAGTTTAGAGATATCTTCTATAACTTTTTGCTCGTCAGGTGTTTCCACCTAAGAAAAATTCCATCCAAGCATGTGGCTTCTTATCAAAATCTCAACGCCATAGGAAGGGCGACCAAGATCAACTCAGTTAGCAACATCATATAGAGAATGAAActactcgagagagagagagagagagaagatgatgTTAGAAAGATGTATCAATATTTTTTGACAAGGTAAATTGAATTTGGGACCAAATTCCAAATGGGGGAGAAAATATAATCATCTCAATTTTCCtcccaaattaaaaaaaatcataaatgataCACACCACACTATCATTATTTTCTATATTTTCACATTATAATATAGAATGTATATTATCATTTggtatttatttcctattcctaaatACCATgataagaaattatttttattttatttatatttaaaataaaataaatatggaATAAAACTCCTCACATTAATAATGATTCTTCGTCATCTCGTACAAAAGTCTTCTCTTGTTTCATCGATGAAAAGGGAGGAACCAGTAAAGGTCATCGTCGCCTTTAGGAGATGGTCGATTGATTTTCGAATATGATAAAAGAGTCAAAAGAGGTCATCGTCTTTAGATGATTATAAGCATTATATTAGAACGGAGGAGTCAACATCGATCATCGCCTTTAGGATATTGTTAgttttttactttttcttttaGTTCAAGTTTCAATATAATTTGATTGACCTTTTAATTTTTAAATGTGTTATaactttttattaattatttttttcaaaaaaggtTTTGCATGTTTATAGATTTCATTATTGTTAatgttaattaatttattttgacctttatatcatattttaataatttacaaTTCATATTTAATAATGATCATATCTTCATGTAATGAATTAAATTATTtggatattttaattttaaaaatcagATTTATTTGGTTCAAATGCAACCCAATCAATTGGCTCTCATATGTGCTCGGGCCTAATGTGAGAGAATTTGGGATGGGTTGGATTCAAACTATTTGATCTTGAAATGGGTTGGATTCAAATTAGTTGGATTCAAACTAAGACCAATTGATCTTGAATATAATCTTAGGCCTTGGTAGCTCGATACCCCTCTATCTCTTAGTTTAGCAAATTTAAAGGATCTTACTTGTTTTTGCGGTGATAAATTTTGATAAGTTTATagagattaattaatttttatatttattcattCATTAAGATAGAGGTTAATATTAAAATGTGTCTTTCTAATATGATTTTTACCACAAGTATGAGGTATATGTTGAGCAATCCAAGTTAAAAAGTACTccttgtgaatatatatatatattcacaagtttatatatatatatatatatatatatatatatatatatatatgataatttataaGAATTTTTTTCCTCTATCAAAGACAGATATGCTAATATTGGTACGATGATTGGTTTTGAGGATTAATAAATTATTAGACGTAATGATTAAACGATTCTTTTAGTTACTATTATGAGAAATTTGTCCTATCTTAATGAGTGAGTGAGTGAGGGATATCATCCAACTTTTTATGTTATACAATTTGATTCTCTTAGCATATGTGACATATCCAGAGGGCTAAAGCCTCTTGACTGCTTGGGGAGTACACTATAGTCAAACAATGATAATGAGAATGTTATGTGCATGATAATAACTTTATATGTTTCAACTAAGCTATCGTGATTAAAGTTTATACTATCCTAAGATTActcatttattttaaataaagttTGATTGATGGAGatttatatttttgaaacttAATCTGTCCTAAGAATCACAgttgaaataatgtttttgatgttAATCTGCAAAGCAGCTTTGTTAAAGTGATAGATCGAAGAATCGAGTGGAAAAGGACTTTTTCTACGCTTTCTTCTTTTCTCATGGCGAATTGGTCAGAGCTGACGGTAGAACTGTTGGGTATGATTTATGATGAACTCTCGATATTTGATTACATACGTTCCAAAGCCGTCTGTAAACAATGGAACTTGGTCTGCAAGTTGGAGCACCATCGTCCTCCGAAGccacaagctccatggctcatgctGCCTGGCGACAATAATTCCACAGCCAAGTTCTTCTCTATCGTCGAGAAGAAGATTTATAACATTCCATGCCCGGAACCTATGATCCGTACAAGGATCTACATCGGTTCTCGTCATGGATGGCTGACCACTGTGGATAGACTTTGCAACATGTACCTTCTGAATCCACTCACCGGGGCTCAAATCCCACTCCCTTGTGTGACGACCTTACCTTTCGTCAATACTGTTCATGATTCCCAAGGACAAATCGTCAGATTCATCGTGGGACAAGAACGAAACAAGTTATCTCTTTGGAGTATGCATGCGCTCTTCTTCGGCAAGGCCGTACTCTCTGCAGCTCCTGACGCAGACAATGACTTCACCATCATGATGATCTATGGCCTGTGGAAAAATCTAGCCTTTGCTCGAGCTGGGAATAAGGCTTGGACGTCTATAAGCTCACCTTATTGTTACACCGATATAATACATCACAATGCCAGATTCTACACTATCAATTATCAACGTATAGTTGAGGCATGGGAGCTCGATGAACTCGCCATTAGGCATAGCATCATCAACTCAGACTTGCCTTCGCATATTTTCCTTGGGTGCATATGCACATATTACTTGGTCGAATCCCTAAATACTAATTTGATGTTGGTATATAAGTTCCAAAACGAGTGGAGCCCTACTGATAACCCTAAGAACATTATGTGCATGGTGTTTTACCTGGACGAGCTGACTCTTAAGTGGACAAGGGTGAAGAGCTTACATGAGCAAACGTTGTTCTTGGACAAAAATCAATCGATGTGCCTCTCTACGGTAGACTTTCCGGAGTTCAAACAAAATTGCATCTATTATACTGATGACATGTTGGAGTTATGTGGATCTTATAAGTATACGAAACGTCATATCGGAATATTCTACTTGGAAGATGAGATGATAGGACTAATAGATCATCTTGGACATCACTTGAATTGGCCTCCTTCTCTTTGGTTGACTCCGAGTCTATCTTGAGTTGGATATCGTTCAAATCTTAttatatcaatttgtcaaattttttttctttttttgtctagTGGAGATTGATTACttgacaaaaaataatatcatatgtAGAAATGTACTTGGCACAAAGCAACTTATAAAGCTTCCAAAACTAATTAAAGGATGCTCCAATTTGAATTTTTCTAAAATTGTATTTGGCATGATATTTCTTGGTTTTAGATTTAATAGTATTAGAATGGTgttattttggttttttttttcttggaaaatTTTGTATGAATTAATTATAGGTAGTTTAGGCAATTCAAATTCTTGTAAGTTGTATAATTTATTGAATCATTGTTGTCTAAAATAGTGTGTTTAGAATATATACTAACTTTTATTATGTTAGAATTATAAAATGATTGTCATTATTTTAAATCCTGATAACTAAGATCAATTTGATCCatttatatcataatattttgttTTTCTCTTCTTGATTTAATCAATAAAACGAAGGGTGGtttctatataaaaaaaaatcctagAGCTCGCATTTTGCTTGAGGGAGCCTAATGTCAACGATACAAGCCTAACAACATGATTGGAAATGCTACATGAGTAAGTTGTAGTCTTTCGAGTAACAAATGTGGAACTACACTAAGAACACGATAGTATCGGAGTATATAATCACAAGTGACAAGGAAGCGATGATGATTGTTAGAGTAAAGACATAGCAGTAACGATAGTTGATAGTTGGTAATTTTATGTTATTTCTAGTTGTGTCAGCAAAAAGGGGACAATTGTCTGCATCATGCCAATTAGTGTGTGAAGTCGTTGAGCAAGTTCAGAAAAGACTTGGTATTAGTAATGGATGCTGAATTCTTGAATAGATATTAGACAATAGAGTTATTGAAAAGTCAACGTTGACCAGACCAGGTGTATCATTCTTGTTGACAAAAGGGTGACAAGCCCATGGTTAATCACCATGTCAAAGGTAAGGAAAGAAGCTTAAATCCTCATTAGAAATGATCACCAATGGCACTTATTGAAGTTGACTTGACTTCTCTCTGTCAGCACATTTAAAAGTCAAAAGCCTCTTGAAAATGCTAAAGCATCTACTCTACTTGAGAGCAAACTTCTTCCAACCTCAAACATCCTGCAAAACTGTGCCAAGGTATGCTCAGCAAGACCCTTAAATAGCTGGGGATCATTCCATGGTAGTAAAGAAGTAACTTAATTAGTTGATCAATCCATCTTTCCATATACTCAAACCGAACTGCGTTAACAGAGTCGTATTACCATACCATATGTGCACGTTGATCATTCCATGATGGTAACAAGGTGGCCCCTTGGCCATCACTTCCAAACCTGGTGGGGCTCCGCCTGTAGCCACCGCACAAGGGAAGGAGTGGTGCCTCGCCCACGCCCTCGAGGCCAACCTTGAGCGATGGAGGGCACCAGGCGTCCCCGTTCTCGTGAACAAACAAGAGACTAACAAATGCTTATACAACATCCGTCGAGGATGTACAGATCCAAAGGAGAAAATGAAAACTCTGGATTTGTTCTGTTCCAACAAATCCTCTACAGGCTCGGATTGGTGCTCTTCCGAGTAATTAATGGTAAGTAGTAAAAGCAAATCAATGCATACTTGCAAACATTTTGGAGAATAGAGTGAATATTGGACGTATTGGGATCTAATACAGGTAAGCTTATGATGAAGATACAAAAAGTGGAGATGGTGCTCTATCTCCGATCAAATCCCACGACTATCCACACGAGAATTAACCTTTTGAAGCATCATTCGTGATTACTTGGCTACTTGTTCTAATACAGGAACGTTGTTCCACCTTTCTTCCAATCCACTGTTCTGCAAGGGAGGCAATGAGAAGAAGCTCACGGTGGAACTCCCACTCCTAATCTCTTTCAAGGCCCGCAATGCTGCAATCGTGCTCTTCATGTACAAGCTCTTCATGTACTCGATCTCCTCCAACTCCAGAACCCCTCCGGCCAGTGAGGATCTGGGTTCTGCTGGCTTCTGTTCTCCCTTCTCCCTAACACAGTCTTCCTCGGAAGTTGAGGATTTGTTCTTGGGAAAGAGTTGGTCCAGCATGGCCTCACACTCCTTCACAAGCTTGTACAACAGATCCGTGGTGAAGAAGGGTTGCTGCAGCACCTTGTGGATAAAGGACTGTCGCATAAGTGCTCCTGTCCTCTTGTCATACTTCTTCAGGATCTTCACCAGCCCTGAACACAGAAACACAATCAGATTTGGAGGAGCTGGGGTGCGAAAGATGGCGTGAAATTTTTTGTGCGACAATGAGAAGGTACAAGGCAATTTGTCGACAAAGCTTTTACTTATTGTGTTAACAAACGAGCATCGTTATAtttcatcatcctcttttgtacctGTGCAATTATTATTTATCCATTTAGAAAAGAAAATCTATTTCTGTATCCTTCAAGATAGTATGGATTTTTCTGTTTGAAAGTATTGTTGCTGATCTCGGTAATTCATTCATCTTGGAAAGATGTCACAGGTCTAAATCCTACTGTAGCACTGACGTTCTCGGAGACATCGATGGCATAATTAGTAGCATATGTTATAAAACTCAGGAAACTAGTTAATAATTGAGTACTATAGCACTAATGAATAACTCATGATTCTTAGTCCCATGCTTTGCCGACTTTGGCAAACGTGAGGCAGTCATTCTAAAGTTTAGGATTCGATGTCAAAGGTGGCATGACTGACTGTACCCACTGATCCGAACCAAAGTAGTTCGTTTTTCAGCTTAAATGGATTTATTGACAAGAGAAATTCAATTAATAAATTGTTGTGTTTAGGTTTTGAACCTAAAAAATCAAGTCAAGCAAGTGGTTTTCTGGTTATTGTGTGATCACTGTCACGTTTGGATCTTGCAAATAGGTCAAATCATTTCAGTATTAGGATATTCTCGGGTCGTGGAAATCGGACTAATACATTGGTAGTGGATTAGTTGTCGACCCAAGGAGAATAGTTACTAGATGAATTAGGCAGGTGAAAATAAGGTGTCAAATACCGATCGAATCTTGACAGACATTTACCAATTCAAACCAAGAACCGATATGGACGATACGGCTCAGTACTAGTTTTTTTAGTAATACAAAGTGATACAGATCAATGAGTCACCGAGTCTACTGGGTACTGCAGTAAAAAATTCAACATCGGATCAAGATTTTAGACCTCGGATAGAAACAGGGTTACAGTCTTGGTTCTAGAAATACGCACATCCACACGACACAATGACACCGCTACAATGTGTTTTAAATAATATTCAACTAAGTTTTCAGTACACTCCAAGACGCCATTTCCGTTGAACCAAGCAACACCATCACCCTGGCCTGGTCAATCTAATCTGacatatattatttcatataagtcaTATAAGTCAAGTCTTAAGTGAAAACCATTTATTTCATACTAGACTAAGTGTGAGGAGTGGCAACAAGTAGATGGAAGTCATTCTCTTAATCTCTAGTGTCACAATTAAATGTtcataaataacaaataaaattgaaCTGAAAGTTTACCATGATCTACATTAACTCTGTAATAAAGAATTATTTCTAATCAGCAAAACTAGGAATTTTCTGAAAAGAAGCTATAGAATTTGCTTAGTGGGAGAGAGACTATCTAAAGCAACGTACCCGTAT of Musa acuminata AAA Group cultivar baxijiao chromosome BXJ1-7, Cavendish_Baxijiao_AAA, whole genome shotgun sequence contains these proteins:
- the LOC135680122 gene encoding F-box protein At2g05970-like — encoded protein: MANWSELTVELLGMIYDELSIFDYIRSKAVCKQWNLVCKLEHHRPPKPQAPWLMLPGDNNSTAKFFSIVEKKIYNIPCPEPMIRTRIYIGSRHGWLTTVDRLCNMYLLNPLTGAQIPLPCVTTLQNLAFARAGNKAWTSISSPYCYTDIIHHNARFYTINYQRIVEAWELDELAIRHSIINSDLPSHIFLGCICTYYLVESLNTNLMLVYKFQNEWSPTDNPKNIMCMVFYLDELTLKWTRVKSLHEQTLFLDKNQSMCLSTVDFPEFKQNCIYYTDDMLELCGSYKYTKRHIGIFYLEDEMIGLIDHLGHHLNWPPSLWLTPNSRRLSHTVGTLHDYWRGDLCGVTQRLSNCRVQDRSQEIGQILGLLVSSLPENHGSCAGCTNYGMMLPVLIGQESRTCYQNRPDSEGI
- the LOC135678576 gene encoding SPX domain-containing protein 1-like, producing MKFGKSLSNQIDETLPEWRDKFLSYKDLKRRLKLIAAGGGGERLAKRPRVADDDRAASSAPEDSAMREEEEDFMRLLESELDKFNYFFVEKEEEYIIRQKDLQDRVAEAISNNSKELMKVSKEIVDFHGEMVLLENYSALNYTGLVKILKKYDKRTGALMRQSFIHKVLQQPFFTTDLLYKLVKECEAMLDQLFPKNKSSTSEEDCVREKGEQKPAEPRSSLAGGVLELEEIEYMKSLYMKSTIAALRALKEIRSGSSTVSFFSLPPLQNSGLEERWNNVPVLEQVAK